A stretch of the Azorhizobium caulinodans ORS 571 genome encodes the following:
- a CDS encoding amino acid ABC transporter ATP-binding protein, with the protein MNGAGRALVQVRGLYKAFGAVTVLHGIDLDVKEGEVVVIIGPSGSGKSTFIRCINGLEAPTAGRITVEGHMAEAGNRKALDALRSDIGMVFQDYTLFPHLTVLENILLAPRLRGRLKGEAALRRVMELLDLVRLPHKAQAYPAELSGGQQQRVAIVRALAMSPRVMLFDEPTSALDPETVADVLVVMRDLAVRGMTMMIVTHEMGFAREVADKVVFMDGGKIIEEGPPAQLFGNPQQARTRAFFGKILH; encoded by the coding sequence ATGAACGGGGCCGGGCGTGCATTGGTGCAAGTGCGAGGGTTGTACAAGGCGTTTGGGGCGGTGACCGTTCTCCACGGCATCGACCTCGACGTAAAGGAAGGCGAGGTGGTGGTCATCATCGGCCCCAGCGGCTCGGGCAAGAGCACCTTCATCCGCTGCATCAACGGGCTGGAAGCTCCGACCGCGGGCCGCATCACGGTGGAAGGCCATATGGCCGAGGCGGGCAATCGCAAGGCGCTCGATGCCTTGCGGTCCGACATCGGAATGGTCTTTCAGGACTATACTCTTTTTCCCCATCTGACGGTGCTGGAGAACATCCTTCTGGCGCCGCGCCTGCGCGGTCGCCTGAAAGGTGAGGCTGCCCTGCGACGGGTCATGGAGCTGCTGGATCTCGTGCGCCTCCCCCACAAGGCGCAGGCCTATCCGGCCGAATTGTCCGGTGGCCAGCAGCAGCGCGTGGCCATAGTGCGGGCGCTCGCCATGTCGCCGCGCGTCATGCTCTTCGACGAGCCGACCTCGGCGCTCGACCCGGAGACGGTGGCGGATGTGCTGGTGGTCATGCGCGATCTGGCGGTCCGCGGCATGACCATGATGATCGTCACTCATGAAATGGGATTTGCCAGGGAGGTGGCGGACAAGGTCGTCTTCATGGACGGCGGCAAGATCATCGAGGAGGGGCCGCCCGCCCAGCTCTTCGGCAATCCGCAGCAGGCCCGAACCCGGGCCTTCTTCGGCAAAATCCTGCACTGA
- a CDS encoding amino acid ABC transporter permease, with translation MDIILDNWPLIQKGLGMTLGLAVVTLLFSTLVSLILGVMATLHSRMLRWSIHGYVEFFRAIPLIVNVFFVYFVLPTLGLDLSPFAAVVFGLTLWGSANGIEIVRAGIEAVPAHQWRSAWALGMRQWEVYWHIVAPQAIRLIVPPFTGLLTLLVQATSLGALVGVTEFLKVGQIIIERSAVMNGVSPAFLVYGFVLAVYFIICSALSWLSRYLERRLGRKSNRKPSLVPSGMREAV, from the coding sequence ATGGATATCATCCTCGACAATTGGCCGCTGATCCAGAAGGGCCTTGGGATGACGCTGGGCCTCGCCGTCGTCACCCTTCTGTTTTCCACCCTCGTGTCCTTGATCCTGGGCGTGATGGCGACGCTGCACAGCCGCATGCTGCGCTGGAGCATCCACGGCTATGTGGAGTTTTTCCGCGCCATCCCACTGATCGTCAACGTCTTCTTCGTCTATTTCGTGCTGCCGACCCTGGGCTTAGATCTGAGCCCGTTCGCCGCCGTGGTGTTCGGGCTGACGCTGTGGGGCAGCGCGAATGGCATCGAGATCGTGCGCGCCGGCATCGAAGCGGTGCCCGCGCATCAATGGCGCAGCGCCTGGGCCTTGGGCATGCGCCAGTGGGAAGTCTACTGGCACATCGTGGCCCCGCAGGCGATCCGGCTGATCGTTCCGCCCTTCACGGGCCTGCTCACCCTCTTGGTGCAGGCCACCTCTCTCGGCGCCCTCGTGGGGGTGACGGAGTTCCTCAAGGTCGGCCAGATCATCATCGAGCGCTCCGCCGTCATGAATGGCGTCAGCCCGGCCTTCCTCGTCTACGGCTTCGTCCTCGCGGTCTACTTTATCATCTGCTCCGCCCTTAGCTGGCTGAGCCGCTATCTGGAGCGCCGCCTGGGCCGCAAGTCGAACCGCAAGCCATCCTTGGTCCCGTCAGGTATGAGAGAAGCAGTATGA
- a CDS encoding transcriptional regulator domain-containing protein, translating into MKPDTSRWRDSANYDYFDNLSVEGLAWECLRRDETYQGQYQAIVRASTEAEPLPREVEQRWGLRFRGETISQLDRAIHRLVAARQPWRRDCWLASRFRRRRPSQGGRRYFHVAVEPGRCSRLHR; encoded by the coding sequence ATGAAGCCGGACACGTCGCGGTGGCGGGACAGCGCCAACTACGATTATTTCGACAACCTCTCCGTCGAAGGCCTCGCCTGGGAATGTCTGCGCCGAGACGAGACTTATCAGGGCCAATACCAGGCGATCGTCAGGGCCAGCACCGAGGCCGAACCGCTCCCCCGGGAGGTGGAGCAGCGCTGGGGACTTCGATTTCGCGGCGAGACCATCTCTCAACTCGATCGAGCAATCCATCGTTTGGTCGCCGCGCGTCAACCCTGGCGCCGTGATTGTTGGCTCGCCTCCCGCTTTCGCCGACGGCGTCCGTCTCAGGGAGGTCGACGGTATTTCCACGTTGCAGTTGAGCCCGGAAGGTGCTCACGCCTCCATCGGTGA
- a CDS encoding IS481 family transposase translates to MNYPHQNARTKPLGRAEIVRRIVEEGLPVAEVAAGFGISERTARKWLARWRAEGASGLQNRSSRPHAADDEAGRFWREITACLRREYRLSGEEIAVRLGFARSKVARWLTRIRLGSLAALMPQEPVRRYQRERPGELIHLDIKKLARFAGVGHRITGNRRGASEGMGYDFLHVAIDDATRLAYVEVLPDERRGSTTGFLIRALRWFRARGIRVERGMTDNGAGYIARLFRKVLRMLGIRHIRTRPYTPKTNGKAERFIQTLLREWAYAIPFPSSERRAANLPRWLAWYNHQRPHGSLDRRTPVQALAGTT, encoded by the coding sequence ATGAACTACCCGCACCAGAATGCGCGAACGAAGCCGCTTGGTCGAGCGGAGATAGTTCGGCGGATCGTCGAGGAGGGCCTGCCAGTCGCCGAAGTGGCGGCCGGCTTCGGGATCAGCGAAAGGACGGCCCGCAAGTGGCTCGCCCGCTGGCGGGCCGAGGGGGCGTCGGGCCTTCAGAACCGCTCGTCCCGCCCGCACGCCGCTGACGATGAGGCTGGCCGGTTCTGGCGGGAAATAACAGCTTGCCTGCGTCGGGAGTATCGGTTGAGCGGCGAGGAGATCGCCGTCCGGCTGGGCTTTGCCCGCTCCAAGGTGGCCAGATGGCTGACGCGGATACGGCTCGGAAGCCTTGCCGCGTTGATGCCCCAGGAGCCGGTCCGACGCTATCAGCGCGAGCGGCCGGGCGAGTTGATCCATCTCGACATCAAGAAGCTCGCCCGCTTCGCAGGTGTCGGCCACCGCATCACCGGCAACCGGCGTGGAGCCAGTGAAGGCATGGGCTACGACTTCCTGCATGTGGCCATCGATGACGCCACCCGTCTTGCCTATGTGGAAGTGCTGCCCGACGAGCGGCGGGGATCGACGACAGGCTTCCTCATTCGCGCCCTGCGCTGGTTCCGGGCGCGCGGCATACGGGTCGAGCGGGGGATGACCGACAACGGGGCCGGCTACATCGCCAGGCTGTTCCGTAAGGTGCTGCGGATGCTGGGCATCCGGCACATCCGCACCCGGCCCTACACGCCGAAGACCAATGGCAAGGCCGAGCGTTTCATTCAGACCCTGCTGCGCGAATGGGCCTATGCCATCCCGTTCCCGTCTTCTGAACGCCGCGCCGCCAACCTGCCTCGATGGCTCGCCTGGTACAATCACCAAAGGCCCCATGGTAGCCTCGACCGGAGAACACCTGTTCAGGCTCTCGCCGGAACAACCTGA
- the argH gene encoding argininosuccinate lyase → MIESEAHRSKVSRRLQDETAQEICDFIYLPRLADFARGFPYLTAINQAHILMLDAQALIPSDAAKTLAEALLQMEENGPSAIALDPQREDAYFNYEAHLIGKVGLDIGGRAHTARSRNDILATMDRMRCRDLVIALLDALAELRQTAAEQAARYVDVVMPGYTHLQPAQPMTYGFYLAGVAEALERDAERLAGAYGRVDRCPLGAGAFAGTPYGIDRSETARLLGFPAVVDSTLDAVASRDFIFEVLGSLSILAATWSRIAQDYFLWSTDEFRFIEFPDSVAGTSSIMPQKKNPIVLEFLKGKAGHIIGHYAGAVSILRATNFTHSGDANRESISFFWGAADDCLTSLKLLRLIIRTASPRREVMLKRARENFSSATDLADAIVMKSGLSFRQAHHIVGAVVRDALDHDLTADRISLDMVQRACRDQMGREIALSEEDVHASLDPRISVASRRDGGPAEEGVRMVLGKVQAKLDADRQDNRRRREVIDAACRDRRRLMEELAG, encoded by the coding sequence ATGATCGAGAGCGAAGCGCACCGGTCCAAGGTCAGCCGGCGCTTGCAGGATGAAACCGCGCAAGAGATTTGCGATTTCATCTATCTTCCCCGCCTTGCCGACTTCGCCCGCGGCTTTCCCTATCTCACCGCCATCAATCAGGCCCACATCCTGATGCTGGACGCCCAGGCCCTCATCCCTTCCGATGCCGCCAAGACCCTGGCGGAGGCGCTGCTGCAGATGGAGGAAAATGGGCCCTCGGCCATCGCGCTCGATCCGCAGCGGGAGGACGCCTATTTCAATTATGAGGCGCATCTCATCGGCAAGGTGGGCCTCGATATCGGTGGGCGGGCCCATACGGCGCGCAGCCGGAACGACATCCTCGCCACCATGGACCGCATGCGGTGCCGCGACCTGGTGATCGCCCTGCTGGACGCCCTGGCAGAGCTGCGGCAGACAGCAGCCGAGCAAGCCGCCCGCTATGTGGATGTGGTGATGCCCGGCTATACCCATCTGCAGCCGGCCCAGCCCATGACCTATGGCTTCTATCTGGCCGGTGTGGCCGAGGCGCTGGAGCGGGATGCGGAGCGGCTCGCAGGGGCCTATGGCCGCGTCGACCGGTGTCCGCTGGGGGCCGGCGCCTTCGCCGGCACACCCTATGGGATCGATCGGTCGGAGACGGCGCGGCTGCTGGGGTTCCCCGCGGTGGTGGACAGTACGCTGGATGCGGTGGCCTCGCGGGACTTCATTTTCGAGGTGCTCGGCAGTCTCTCCATTCTGGCTGCCACCTGGAGCCGCATCGCGCAGGACTATTTCCTGTGGTCCACGGACGAGTTCCGCTTCATCGAGTTCCCGGACAGCGTGGCGGGGACATCGAGCATCATGCCTCAGAAGAAAAATCCTATCGTGCTGGAGTTCCTGAAGGGCAAGGCGGGGCATATCATCGGCCATTATGCCGGGGCGGTGTCCATCCTGCGTGCGACCAATTTCACCCACTCGGGCGATGCGAACCGGGAGAGCATCAGCTTCTTCTGGGGCGCGGCCGATGACTGCCTCACCAGCCTCAAGTTGCTGCGCCTCATCATCCGCACCGCGTCGCCGCGGCGGGAGGTCATGCTGAAGCGGGCGCGGGAGAATTTTTCGTCCGCCACGGATCTCGCCGATGCCATCGTGATGAAGAGCGGCCTGTCCTTCCGGCAGGCCCATCACATCGTCGGCGCCGTGGTGCGCGATGCGCTGGACCACGATCTGACGGCGGATCGCATTTCCCTCGACATGGTCCAGCGCGCCTGCCGCGATCAGATGGGCCGGGAAATCGCACTCTCGGAAGAGGATGTGCACGCGAGCCTTGATCCGCGGATCAGCGTAGCCAGCCGCCGCGACGGCGGCCCGGCGGAGGAGGGCGTGCGTATGGTCCTCGGCAAGGTCCAGGCGAAGCTCGATGCGGACCGTCAGGACAATCGCCGCCGCCGAGAGGTGATCGACGCCGCCTGCCGTGACCGGCGCCGGCTCATGGAGGAACTCGCAGGATGA
- a CDS encoding cysteine ABC transporter substrate-binding protein — protein MKIVLKAVRVLLATGFVSWAVPAAQAATPMPSPPELITSQGVLRAGVRCDQPPYGFQDGSGAFAGVETDMARQIADWIFGSKDKVEFTCVTAENRIPQLTGKRVDLLIATLGVTPERQRVIDFSIPYRWGASGLLVRADSPFQKVADLDHHTVVMPKGTVQAKWFEDMMPGVKTLRLNTAADSLQALKQGRADGYAHDAATLVVAAAQDKSLRLLNDPYQTSEVSIGLRKDEPTWKTYLDAAVERMHAEKLFRVWVEKYVSAEARPYYLEFFETPRPDEN, from the coding sequence ATGAAGATCGTACTCAAAGCCGTTAGGGTTCTCTTGGCCACTGGCTTTGTGTCCTGGGCCGTTCCCGCTGCACAGGCCGCCACGCCGATGCCATCGCCCCCCGAATTAATTACCTCCCAGGGCGTCCTTCGGGCCGGCGTGCGCTGCGACCAGCCGCCCTACGGCTTTCAGGACGGCAGCGGCGCCTTTGCCGGTGTCGAGACCGACATGGCCCGGCAGATCGCCGACTGGATCTTCGGCAGCAAAGACAAGGTCGAGTTCACCTGCGTCACGGCGGAAAACCGCATTCCGCAGCTCACCGGCAAGCGGGTCGATCTTCTGATCGCGACGCTCGGGGTCACGCCAGAGCGCCAGCGAGTCATCGATTTCAGCATTCCCTATCGCTGGGGGGCGAGCGGCCTTCTGGTAAGGGCGGACAGCCCCTTCCAGAAGGTGGCGGATCTCGATCACCACACCGTCGTCATGCCCAAAGGCACCGTCCAGGCCAAGTGGTTCGAGGACATGATGCCCGGCGTGAAGACCTTGCGCCTGAATACCGCCGCGGACTCGCTGCAGGCGCTGAAGCAGGGCCGCGCCGACGGCTATGCCCACGATGCCGCGACCCTCGTGGTGGCCGCAGCCCAGGATAAGTCGCTGCGACTGCTGAACGACCCTTACCAAACCTCTGAAGTCTCTATTGGTCTGCGCAAGGACGAGCCCACCTGGAAGACCTATCTGGATGCCGCCGTCGAACGCATGCACGCCGAGAAGCTGTTTCGCGTTTGGGTGGAGAAATACGTCTCCGCGGAAGCGAGGCCCTATTATCTCGAGTTCTTCGAGACGCCGCGCCCCGATGAGAATTGA
- a CDS encoding L-serine ammonia-lyase — translation MFLSVFDIFKVGIGPSSSHTMGPMTAAARFLDLLRRLPFSGRAARLRVTLHGSLAFTGKGHGTDRAVALGLLGWLPATLDPDEAERQLTRLRDTCTLSPPGLPPLAFDPAADIVFDFGPPLPGHANGLILAALHADGGMLLTETYYSIGGGFVVTAAELDLPGADTAVAAPYPFPFRNAAEMLRMARDCGRSIAAMKRENEIRLRPEAEVEVGVAGLWSVMNGCIERGLSQSGDLPGGLRVRRRARSIHQQLLAERASNSSQPHAGSDWLSVYAMAVNEENAAGGKVVTAPTNGAAGVVPAVLRYYLDHCRGADPALISDFLLTAAAIGGLIKHNASISGAEAGCQGEVGSAAAMAAAGLCAVLGGTPGQVENAAEIALEHHLGMTCDPVAGLVQVPCIERNGIGATKAVAAASLALRGDGTHFIPLDNCIEAMRQTGEEMSTKFKETSLGGLAVNLPEC, via the coding sequence ATGTTTCTCAGCGTGTTCGACATCTTCAAAGTGGGGATCGGCCCGTCTTCGTCCCACACCATGGGGCCGATGACCGCCGCGGCGCGCTTCCTCGACCTGTTGCGGCGGTTGCCCTTCAGCGGCCGGGCGGCCCGCCTGAGGGTGACCTTGCACGGCTCGCTGGCCTTCACCGGAAAGGGCCATGGCACGGATCGCGCGGTGGCTCTTGGCCTTCTGGGCTGGCTTCCGGCGACATTGGATCCCGACGAAGCTGAGCGCCAACTCACAAGGCTGCGGGACACCTGCACCTTAAGTCCGCCTGGGTTGCCCCCCTTGGCCTTCGACCCGGCGGCCGACATCGTGTTCGACTTCGGGCCGCCTTTGCCCGGCCATGCCAACGGCCTCATCCTTGCCGCGCTCCATGCGGACGGCGGGATGCTCCTGACCGAGACCTATTATTCCATCGGCGGCGGGTTCGTCGTCACGGCCGCGGAGCTGGATCTGCCCGGAGCGGACACGGCCGTCGCCGCGCCATATCCCTTTCCCTTCAGAAACGCCGCCGAGATGCTGCGCATGGCGCGGGACTGCGGGCGCTCCATCGCGGCCATGAAGCGGGAGAATGAAATCCGCCTGCGTCCGGAGGCGGAGGTCGAAGTGGGCGTGGCCGGCCTCTGGTCGGTCATGAACGGCTGTATTGAGCGTGGCCTCAGTCAGTCCGGCGACTTGCCCGGCGGCTTGCGTGTGCGCCGCCGCGCCCGCAGCATCCACCAGCAATTGCTGGCGGAGCGGGCGTCAAATTCCAGCCAGCCTCATGCGGGCTCGGACTGGCTGAGCGTCTATGCCATGGCCGTGAACGAGGAAAACGCCGCGGGCGGCAAGGTGGTCACGGCGCCCACCAATGGCGCGGCCGGCGTCGTCCCCGCCGTGCTGCGCTATTATCTCGACCACTGTCGCGGGGCGGACCCCGCCCTTATTTCGGATTTCCTGCTGACGGCCGCCGCCATCGGCGGCTTGATTAAGCACAATGCCTCCATCTCCGGCGCCGAAGCCGGCTGCCAGGGCGAGGTCGGCTCGGCGGCCGCCATGGCCGCGGCGGGCCTCTGCGCGGTGCTGGGTGGCACGCCGGGGCAGGTGGAGAATGCCGCCGAAATTGCCCTGGAGCATCATCTGGGCATGACCTGCGACCCGGTTGCCGGCCTGGTTCAGGTGCCGTGCATTGAGCGCAACGGCATCGGCGCCACCAAAGCAGTGGCCGCCGCCTCCCTCGCCCTGCGGGGCGATGGAACCCACTTTATACCGCTGGACAATTGCATCGAAGCCATGCGCCAGACCGGCGAAGAGATGAGCACCAAATTCAAGGAAACCAGCCTCGGCGGCTTGGCAGTCAATCTGCCGGAATGCTGA
- a CDS encoding DUF2285 domain-containing protein yields MAAVIPMDADLMGRVEALKRFWRTVEGRLPPPDMRMTPQQRRRLRSMMLAADGRANHASYRDIAVALFGAMRATSEPWKTSSLRDRVIGLVKGGHALIGGGYLKLLRHRRRP; encoded by the coding sequence ATGGCAGCCGTCATTCCGATGGACGCGGACTTGATGGGCCGGGTGGAGGCGTTGAAGCGCTTCTGGCGCACAGTCGAAGGGCGGCTGCCGCCGCCAGACATGCGCATGACTCCACAGCAAAGGCGCCGCCTGCGCAGCATGATGCTCGCCGCGGATGGTCGGGCGAACCACGCCAGCTATCGCGACATCGCCGTAGCCCTGTTTGGCGCGATGCGCGCAACTTCTGAACCCTGGAAAACTTCGTCCCTCCGCGACCGGGTCATCGGCCTCGTCAAAGGCGGCCACGCCCTCATCGGCGGCGGCTATCTGAAGCTTCTGCGTCATCGTCGACGACCGTAG
- a CDS encoding amino acid ABC transporter ATP-binding protein: protein MTSGEHCASAIEIQELDKWYGDLHVLKKVSLSVEPGKKIVICGPSGSGKSTLIRCINGLEPFQQGHIQVGGVKLDAPAAIQAVRRKVGMVFQHFYLFPHLTVLDNCLLAPVHTGLRSRAEAEAQARELLERVGMRDKAQAYPAQLSGGQQQRAAIARALCMDPEIMLFDEPTSALDPEMVMEVLDTMVMLAERGMTMVCVTHEMGFAREVADEIVFMDHGEIVEAGPPAQCFTSPKSPRLKAFLQAVVH from the coding sequence ATGACGAGCGGCGAGCACTGCGCCAGCGCCATCGAGATTCAGGAGCTGGATAAATGGTATGGCGATCTTCATGTGCTGAAGAAGGTCTCCCTGAGCGTTGAGCCCGGCAAGAAGATCGTCATCTGCGGGCCATCGGGCTCGGGCAAATCCACCCTCATCCGCTGTATCAACGGTCTGGAGCCTTTTCAGCAGGGCCACATCCAAGTGGGTGGGGTGAAGCTCGACGCCCCCGCGGCGATCCAGGCGGTTCGCCGCAAGGTGGGCATGGTCTTCCAGCATTTCTACCTGTTTCCGCACCTCACCGTGCTGGATAATTGTCTGCTGGCGCCCGTCCATACGGGCCTGCGGTCTCGCGCGGAGGCCGAGGCGCAGGCGCGGGAGCTGTTGGAGCGGGTGGGCATGAGGGACAAGGCGCAGGCTTATCCCGCCCAGCTCTCCGGCGGCCAGCAGCAGCGGGCGGCCATTGCGCGGGCGCTTTGCATGGATCCCGAAATCATGCTGTTCGACGAGCCCACCTCAGCACTGGACCCCGAAATGGTCATGGAGGTGCTTGATACCATGGTGATGCTGGCGGAGCGGGGCATGACCATGGTGTGCGTCACCCACGAAATGGGCTTCGCCCGCGAGGTGGCCGATGAGATCGTCTTCATGGACCATGGGGAAATCGTAGAGGCAGGGCCGCCGGCTCAATGTTTCACATCTCCGAAGAGCCCGCGCCTGAAGGCCTTTCTCCAGGCTGTGGTGCATTGA
- a CDS encoding LysR substrate-binding domain-containing protein yields the protein MRFSHVAAFRAVMLSGSMTMAAHELNTSQPNVSRLITQLEKDTGLKLFSRMAGRLQATPEAHAFYRDVERAYVGLADLEQSAQTIRKLGTGHLRVGAVPSMGLTVLPGIMRDFAAVHPAVRISVHFGDSVTVAQWTASRFCDIGITSYISDAIGVEADLALKMDGVCIVPPKHRLARRRTPLQPKDLAGEPFISLSHGDRRHIDSVFTRGGEDKRDLAHECQYAAVICSMVGNGMGLSIVNPIVADFYKHTGISVHEFEPSIQFMSYILTPLRYAKSELTSEFSAMIKNHISDALGLI from the coding sequence ATGCGTTTCAGTCATGTGGCCGCTTTCCGGGCAGTCATGCTTTCCGGCTCCATGACCATGGCAGCCCATGAGCTGAACACCAGCCAGCCCAATGTCAGTCGCCTGATCACTCAGCTCGAGAAAGACACGGGCTTGAAGCTCTTTTCGCGCATGGCGGGGCGGCTCCAAGCGACACCCGAAGCACACGCCTTTTATCGCGATGTTGAGCGCGCCTATGTGGGGCTTGCTGACTTGGAACAATCCGCCCAAACCATCCGCAAGCTTGGCACGGGGCATTTGCGTGTGGGGGCCGTGCCATCGATGGGTCTCACCGTGCTGCCCGGCATCATGCGCGACTTCGCAGCCGTTCATCCGGCGGTTCGAATTTCGGTCCACTTCGGAGATTCCGTCACGGTCGCACAATGGACGGCGTCGCGCTTCTGCGACATCGGCATCACATCTTACATTTCGGACGCGATCGGCGTCGAAGCGGATCTTGCCCTGAAGATGGATGGCGTCTGCATCGTACCACCAAAGCACCGACTCGCCCGGCGCCGCACCCCACTTCAGCCCAAGGATCTCGCCGGCGAACCGTTCATCTCACTCTCTCACGGCGACCGGCGACATATTGATTCGGTTTTCACAAGAGGTGGAGAAGACAAACGCGACCTAGCCCATGAGTGCCAGTACGCGGCAGTGATTTGCAGTATGGTCGGTAATGGAATGGGATTGAGCATTGTTAATCCTATTGTCGCTGATTTCTATAAACACACCGGCATATCCGTTCATGAATTTGAACCAAGCATTCAATTCATGTCATACATACTGACGCCATTGCGCTACGCGAAAAGCGAGCTAACTAGCGAATTTTCTGCCATGATTAAGAATCATATTTCAGATGCGCTAGGTCTAATATGA
- a CDS encoding LysR family transcriptional regulator, whose amino-acid sequence MPDISTGTRVLRYFIEVAGHSSFRRAAISLGIQESSVSRGIRNLEHQIGASLFIRHSGGITLTPAGQRFLDRVRDALDQLETGAREAAATGQPQRTHLKIGVFSVAACGPISQLFVDFDRHYPHIDVEFHESSAAHHLLSIGKAEIDLAFTVGNSHPHSYDATEIWRERVFFAFREGHPLTLKSRLAWSELAQERLLTSSGGSGDEIRDYVTDRVRGTGGEPKVVAHNIGRYGLLGLVAACQGIMPLLESETILSIPGVTYRPVGGEALPIFVITSPKNDSPAARALLTLARTRGQSG is encoded by the coding sequence ATGCCGGATATATCTACCGGAACGCGCGTGTTGCGATATTTTATCGAGGTGGCTGGCCACAGCAGCTTTCGCAGGGCCGCCATCTCGCTGGGCATCCAGGAATCATCGGTAAGCCGGGGCATTCGTAATCTTGAGCACCAGATCGGCGCCTCTCTCTTTATCAGACACTCGGGGGGCATAACGCTCACACCCGCGGGGCAACGCTTTCTTGATCGGGTGCGCGACGCACTCGATCAGCTTGAAACCGGCGCTAGAGAAGCGGCTGCCACAGGGCAGCCGCAAAGAACTCACCTGAAAATCGGGGTATTTTCAGTTGCGGCATGCGGACCAATTTCGCAGCTGTTCGTCGATTTTGATCGTCACTACCCTCATATTGACGTTGAATTTCATGAATCATCAGCGGCGCACCACCTACTATCCATTGGAAAGGCGGAAATTGATCTGGCGTTCACTGTTGGGAATTCGCATCCACATTCTTATGATGCAACCGAGATCTGGCGCGAGCGGGTGTTTTTCGCCTTTCGTGAGGGGCATCCATTGACGCTCAAAAGCCGCTTGGCCTGGAGCGAGCTCGCTCAGGAACGCCTTCTAACGTCCTCCGGTGGTTCAGGTGATGAGATCCGCGATTACGTCACGGATCGCGTAAGGGGCACGGGCGGCGAGCCGAAAGTGGTAGCGCATAACATTGGGCGTTACGGCCTATTGGGGCTGGTAGCGGCCTGCCAGGGAATCATGCCCCTGCTGGAGTCGGAGACAATTCTTTCGATACCGGGAGTTACTTATCGACCCGTTGGCGGAGAGGCGCTGCCGATCTTTGTAATAACCTCTCCTAAAAATGATAGCCCAGCCGCTCGTGCACTCCTAACTCTCGCTCGGACGAGAGGTCAGTCGGGCTGA
- a CDS encoding DNA -binding domain-containing protein has translation MFFEDIAPSSLQLTGYDRAHLPLYARLMDAVADGADWKEVVAVLFGVDAAHEPERARNIFDSHLARARWVAASGYKDLLRTRDD, from the coding sequence ATTTTTTTTGAGGATATCGCGCCGTCTAGCCTCCAACTCACCGGCTACGACAGAGCGCACCTACCCCTCTATGCGCGCCTTATGGATGCGGTGGCCGACGGCGCGGACTGGAAAGAAGTCGTCGCAGTGCTCTTCGGGGTAGATGCCGCGCATGAGCCTGAGCGTGCGCGTAATATCTTTGACAGCCATCTCGCTCGCGCCCGTTGGGTCGCCGCCAGCGGCTACAAGGACCTTCTGCGCACCCGGGACGACTGA
- a CDS encoding amino acid ABC transporter permease has protein sequence MDFDAAYLAQQWPALMGGLWVTCQVTLLSIVLSLLIGLFGAAFRLFSVPILSQLTFGYVELVRNTPILVQLFFIFYGLPAIGLGISQFWSGVLCLSLWAGAYQVENIRGGLLTIEKGLKEAAFSLSLSLRQYFRLVALPLAIRTSLPSMLNTSISLLKNSSYLQAIGLAEMTFIAVDRIATDFRAVEMFTAIGALYLALVIVLSLMTSIVEHKLRKPFRV, from the coding sequence ATGGATTTTGACGCCGCTTACCTCGCTCAGCAGTGGCCCGCCCTCATGGGCGGGCTGTGGGTGACGTGCCAGGTCACGCTCCTCTCCATTGTCCTCTCCTTGCTCATCGGCCTCTTCGGCGCGGCCTTTCGGCTGTTCTCCGTCCCGATTCTGTCGCAACTGACATTCGGCTATGTGGAACTGGTGCGGAATACGCCAATCCTGGTGCAGCTCTTCTTCATCTTCTACGGGCTGCCGGCCATCGGCCTCGGCATCTCGCAATTCTGGTCGGGCGTGCTGTGTCTCTCGCTCTGGGCGGGTGCCTATCAGGTGGAGAATATCCGGGGTGGGCTGCTCACCATCGAGAAGGGGCTAAAGGAGGCGGCCTTCTCGCTCAGCCTCAGCCTGCGCCAATATTTCCGGCTCGTGGCGCTGCCGCTGGCCATTCGGACCAGCCTTCCGTCCATGCTCAATACGTCCATTTCGCTGCTGAAGAACTCCTCCTATTTGCAGGCCATCGGCCTGGCGGAGATGACCTTCATCGCGGTGGACCGGATCGCCACCGACTTTCGCGCGGTAGAAATGTTCACGGCCATCGGCGCGCTCTATCTGGCGCTGGTGATCGTGCTGAGCCTCATGACATCCATCGTTGAGCACAAGCTCAGGAAACCGTTTCGGGTCTGA